From Camelina sativa cultivar DH55 chromosome 7, Cs, whole genome shotgun sequence, one genomic window encodes:
- the LOC104704573 gene encoding uncharacterized protein LOC104704573, with the protein MSWRVFGTFSADVFTGFMGTFSVTGSSRGIVPHGYQGDASSYSEWFTYTSDMEDSASFGPSSSSVNQPIQREQAGGERGARAHEHARISAEVETITNACENLEAAMVRKAHILLHERGVTLEDPEDVKRALQLALHDDWEHDIDDRERHFTMLRRDFGTTRYERWNPFIDELRGLGNHQVNARHYVD; encoded by the exons ATGTCTTGGCGGGTTTTTGGTACATTCTCCGCGGATGTCTTTACTGGATTTATGGGAACATTTTCAGTTACGGGTTCATCTCGAGGGATAGTTCCTCATGGTTACCAAGGCGATGCATCTTCATATTCAGAATGGTTCACATATACTTCTGATATGGAAGATTCGGCCAGTTTCGGGCCTAGTAGCTCGTCGGTCAATCAACCGATTCAGAGGGAACAGGCTG GTGGGGAAAGGGGGGCTCGGGCACACGAACATGCCCGCATCTCTGCCGAGGTAGAGACTATCACAAACGCCTGCGAGAATTTGGAGGCGGCCATGGTACGAAAAGCCCACATTCTCTTACATGAACGCGGGGTAACTCTCGAAGATCCAGAAGATGTCAAGCGTGCTCTCCAGTTGGCTCTCCATGACGACTGGGAGCATGATATCGATGATCGTGAGAGGCATTTCACTATGCTCAGGCGCGACTTCGGAACAACTCGCTATGAAAGATGGAATCCTTTCATTGATGAGCTCAGGGGCTTGGGCAACCATCAGGTAAATGCCAGACATTATGTCGACTAG